The Castor canadensis chromosome X, mCasCan1.hap1v2, whole genome shotgun sequence genome includes a region encoding these proteins:
- the LOC141410478 gene encoding ATP-dependent RNA helicase DDX3Y-like isoform X3 gives MSHVAVKNTLGLDQQFAGLDLNSSANQSGGGSTASKGRYIPPHLRNREASKGFYDKDSSGWSCSKDKDAYSSFGSRDSRGKPSYFSDRGSGSRGRFDDRGRSDCDGIGSRGDRTGFGKFEQSGHSRWCDKSDEDDWSKPLPPSERLEQELFSGGNTGINFEKYDNIPVEATGNNCPPHIENFNDVEMGEIIMGNIKLTGYTHPTPVQKHAIPIIREKRDLMACAQTGSGKTAAFLLPILSQIYADGPGRALKAMKENRRNGRRKQYPISLVLAPTRELAVQIYEEARKFSYRSRVRPCVVYGGAEIGQQIRDLERGCHLLVATPGRLVDMMERGKIGLDFCKYLVLDEADRMLDMGFEPQIRRIVEQDTMPPKGVRHTMMFSATFPKEIQGNLSAKMLARDFLDEYIFLAVGRVGCTSENITQKVVWVEELDKRSFLLDLLSATGKDSLTLVFVETKKGADSLEDFLYHEGYACTSIHGDRSQRDREKALHQFCSGKSPILVATAVAARGLDISNVKHVINFDLPSDIEEYVHRIGRTGRVGNLGFATSFFNERNINITKDLLDLLIEAKQEVPSWLESMAYEHHYKGSSRGRSKRFSGGFGARDYRQSSGSSNSGFSSSRASSSRSGEGGHGSTRGFGGGGYGGVYNRDGYGGNYNSQGVDWWGN, from the exons ATGAGTCATGTGGCGGTGAAAAATACTCTCGGGCTGGACCAGCAG tttgctggTCTAGACCTGAACTCCTCTGCTAATCAGAGTGGGGGAGGAAGTACAGCAAGCA aagggCGGTATATACCTCCTCACTTAAGGAACAGAGAAGCATCTAAAG GATTCTATGATAAGGACAGTTCAGGGTGGAGTTGTAGTAAAGATAAGGATGCATACAGCAGTTTTGGGTCTCGTGATTCAAGAGGAAAGCCCAGCTATTTTAGTGATCGTGGAAGTGGATCAAGAGGAAG ATTTGATGACCGTGGTCGGAGTGACTGTGATGGCATTGGCAGTCGTGGTGACAGAACTGGCTTTGGCAAATTTGAACAAAGTGGACACAGTCGTTGGTGTGACAAATCAGATGAAGATGATTGGTCAAAACCACTTCCACCAAGTGAACGCTTAGAGCA GGAACTCTTTTCTGGAGGAAACACTGGAATTAACTTTGAGAAATATGATAATATACCAGTAGAGGCAACTGGCAATAACTGTCCTCCACATATTGAAAAT TTCAATGATGTTGAGATGGGAGAGATTATTATGGGAAACATCAAACTTACTGGTTACACTCATCCTACTCCAGTGCAGAAACATGCTATTCCTATTATCAGAGAAAAACGAGACTTAATGGCCTGTGCTCAAACAG GCTCtggaaaaactgcagcatttctTTTACCTATCCTGAGTCAGATATATGCAGATGGTCCAGGAAGGGCTTTGAAGGCCATGAAG GAAAATAGAAGAAACGGGCGCCGCAAACAATACCCGATCTCCTTGGTGTTGGCCCCAACAAGAGAATTGGCTGTACAAATCTATGAGGAAGCCAGAAAA TTTTCGTACCGGTCTAGAGTTCGTCCTTGTGTAGTATATGGTGGTGCTGAGATTGGCCAGCAGATTCGGGACTTAGAACGTGGATGCCACTTGCTTGTGGCCACTCCAGGACGTCTAGTGGATATGatggaaagaggaaaaattgGATTGGACTTTTGCAA ATACTTAGTGTTAGATGAAGCTGACAGGATGCTGGATATGGGATTCGAACCTCAGATACGGCGTATAGTTGAACAAGATACTATGCCACCAAAGGGTGTTCGTCACACCATGATGTTTAGTGCTACTTTTCCTAAGGAGATACAGGGTAATTTAAGTGCTAAG ATGCTTGCTCGTGACTTCTTGGATGAATATATCTTTCTGGCTGTAGGCAGAGTAGGCTGTACTTCAGAGAATATCACACAGAAAGTAGTTTGGGTGGAAGAGCTAGACAAACGGTCATTTCTTCTTGATCTCTTAAGTGCAACAG GGAAGGATTCACTGACTTTAGTGTTTGTGGAGACTAAAAAAGGTGCAGATTCTCTGGAGGATTTCTTATACCACGAAGGATATGCTTGTACCAGTATTCACGGAGACCGATCACAGAGAGATCGAGAGAAGGCCCTTCACCAGTTCTGCTCAGGAAAAAGTCCAATTCTTGTGGCTACAGCT gtggcaGCAAGAGGTCTAGATATTTCAAATGTGAAACATGTTATCAATTTTGATTTGCCAAGTGACATTGAGGAATATGTGCATCGCATTGGACGTACAGGACGTGTAGGAAACCTTG gCTTTGCCACCTCAttctttaatgaaagaaatataaatatcacAAAGGATTTGTTGGATCTGCTTATTGAAGCCAAACAAGAAGTGCCATCTTGGTTGGAAAGTATGGCTTATGAACACCACTACAAGGGTAGCAGTCGTGGACGTTCTAAGAG ATTCAGTGGAGGATTTGGTGCCAGAGACTATCGACAAAGTAGCGGTTCCAGCAATTCTGGGTTTAGTAGTAGTCGTGCAAGCAGCAGCCGCAGCGGTGAAGGTGGTCATGGCAGTACAAGAGGATTTGGTGGAG GTGGCTATGGAGGCGTCTACAACCGTGATGGATATGGAGGAAATTACAACTCCCAGGGAGTTGACTGGTGGGGCAACTGA
- the LOC141410478 gene encoding ATP-dependent RNA helicase DDX3X-like isoform X2 has protein sequence MSHVAVKNTLGLDQQFAGLDLNSSANQSGGGSTASKGRYIPPHLRNREASKGFYDKDSSGWSCSKDKDAYSSFGSRDSRGKPSYFSDRGSGSRGRFDDRGRSDCDGIGSRGDRTGFGKFEQSGHSRWCDKSDEDDWSKPLPPSERLEQELFSGGNTGINFEKYDNIPVEATGNNCPPHIENFNDVEMGEIIMGNIKLTGYTHPTPVQKHAIPIIREKRDLMACAQTGSGKTAAFLLPILSQIYADGPGRALKAMKENRRNGRRKQYPISLVLAPTRELAVQIYEEARKFSYRSRVRPCVVYGGAEIGQQIRDLERGCHLLVATPGRLVDMMERGKIGLDFCKYLVLDEADRMLDMGFEPQIRRIVEQDTMPPKGVRHTMMFSATFPKEIQGNLSAKMLARDFLDEYIFLAVGRVGCTSENITQKVVWVEELDKRSFLLDLLSATGKDSLTLVFVETKKGADSLEDFLYHEGYACTSIHGDRSQRDREKALHQFCSGKSPILVATAVAARGLDISNVKHVINFDLPSDIEEYVHRIGRTGRVGNLGFATSFFNERNINITKDLLDLLIEAKQEVPSWLESMAYEHHYKGSSRGRSKSRFSGGFGARDYRQSSGSSNSGFSSSRASSSRSGEGGHGSTRGFGGGGYGGVYNRDGYGGNYNSQGVDWWGN, from the exons ATGAGTCATGTGGCGGTGAAAAATACTCTCGGGCTGGACCAGCAG tttgctggTCTAGACCTGAACTCCTCTGCTAATCAGAGTGGGGGAGGAAGTACAGCAAGCA aagggCGGTATATACCTCCTCACTTAAGGAACAGAGAAGCATCTAAAG GATTCTATGATAAGGACAGTTCAGGGTGGAGTTGTAGTAAAGATAAGGATGCATACAGCAGTTTTGGGTCTCGTGATTCAAGAGGAAAGCCCAGCTATTTTAGTGATCGTGGAAGTGGATCAAGAGGAAG ATTTGATGACCGTGGTCGGAGTGACTGTGATGGCATTGGCAGTCGTGGTGACAGAACTGGCTTTGGCAAATTTGAACAAAGTGGACACAGTCGTTGGTGTGACAAATCAGATGAAGATGATTGGTCAAAACCACTTCCACCAAGTGAACGCTTAGAGCA GGAACTCTTTTCTGGAGGAAACACTGGAATTAACTTTGAGAAATATGATAATATACCAGTAGAGGCAACTGGCAATAACTGTCCTCCACATATTGAAAAT TTCAATGATGTTGAGATGGGAGAGATTATTATGGGAAACATCAAACTTACTGGTTACACTCATCCTACTCCAGTGCAGAAACATGCTATTCCTATTATCAGAGAAAAACGAGACTTAATGGCCTGTGCTCAAACAG GCTCtggaaaaactgcagcatttctTTTACCTATCCTGAGTCAGATATATGCAGATGGTCCAGGAAGGGCTTTGAAGGCCATGAAG GAAAATAGAAGAAACGGGCGCCGCAAACAATACCCGATCTCCTTGGTGTTGGCCCCAACAAGAGAATTGGCTGTACAAATCTATGAGGAAGCCAGAAAA TTTTCGTACCGGTCTAGAGTTCGTCCTTGTGTAGTATATGGTGGTGCTGAGATTGGCCAGCAGATTCGGGACTTAGAACGTGGATGCCACTTGCTTGTGGCCACTCCAGGACGTCTAGTGGATATGatggaaagaggaaaaattgGATTGGACTTTTGCAA ATACTTAGTGTTAGATGAAGCTGACAGGATGCTGGATATGGGATTCGAACCTCAGATACGGCGTATAGTTGAACAAGATACTATGCCACCAAAGGGTGTTCGTCACACCATGATGTTTAGTGCTACTTTTCCTAAGGAGATACAGGGTAATTTAAGTGCTAAG ATGCTTGCTCGTGACTTCTTGGATGAATATATCTTTCTGGCTGTAGGCAGAGTAGGCTGTACTTCAGAGAATATCACACAGAAAGTAGTTTGGGTGGAAGAGCTAGACAAACGGTCATTTCTTCTTGATCTCTTAAGTGCAACAG GGAAGGATTCACTGACTTTAGTGTTTGTGGAGACTAAAAAAGGTGCAGATTCTCTGGAGGATTTCTTATACCACGAAGGATATGCTTGTACCAGTATTCACGGAGACCGATCACAGAGAGATCGAGAGAAGGCCCTTCACCAGTTCTGCTCAGGAAAAAGTCCAATTCTTGTGGCTACAGCT gtggcaGCAAGAGGTCTAGATATTTCAAATGTGAAACATGTTATCAATTTTGATTTGCCAAGTGACATTGAGGAATATGTGCATCGCATTGGACGTACAGGACGTGTAGGAAACCTTG gCTTTGCCACCTCAttctttaatgaaagaaatataaatatcacAAAGGATTTGTTGGATCTGCTTATTGAAGCCAAACAAGAAGTGCCATCTTGGTTGGAAAGTATGGCTTATGAACACCACTACAAGGGTAGCAGTCGTGGACGTTCTAAGAG TAGATTCAGTGGAGGATTTGGTGCCAGAGACTATCGACAAAGTAGCGGTTCCAGCAATTCTGGGTTTAGTAGTAGTCGTGCAAGCAGCAGCCGCAGCGGTGAAGGTGGTCATGGCAGTACAAGAGGATTTGGTGGAG GTGGCTATGGAGGCGTCTACAACCGTGATGGATATGGAGGAAATTACAACTCCCAGGGAGTTGACTGGTGGGGCAACTGA
- the LOC141410478 gene encoding ATP-dependent RNA helicase DDX3X-like isoform X1, giving the protein MGEIIMGNIKLTGYTHPTPVQKHAIPIIREKRDLMACAQTGSGKTAAFLLPILSQIYADGPGRALKAMKENRRNGRRKQYPISLVLAPTRELAVQIYEEARKFSYRSRVRPCVVYGGAEIGQQIRDLERGCHLLVATPGRLVDMMERGKIGLDFCKYLVLDEADRMLDMGFEPQIRRIVEQDTMPPKGVRHTMMFSATFPKEIQGNLSAKMLARDFLDEYIFLAVGRVGCTSENITQKVVWVEELDKRSFLLDLLSATGKDSLTLVFVETKKGADSLEDFLYHEGYACTSIHGDRSQRDREKALHQFCSGKSPILVATAVAARGLDISNVKHVINFDLPSDIEEYVHRIGRTGRVGNLGFATSFFNERNINITKDLLDLLIEAKQEVPSWLESMAYEHHYKGSSRGRSKSRFSGGFGARDYRQSSGSSNSGFSSSRASSSRSGEGGHGSTRGFGGGGYGGVYNRDGYGGNYNSQGVDWWGN; this is encoded by the exons ATGGGAGAGATTATTATGGGAAACATCAAACTTACTGGTTACACTCATCCTACTCCAGTGCAGAAACATGCTATTCCTATTATCAGAGAAAAACGAGACTTAATGGCCTGTGCTCAAACAG GCTCtggaaaaactgcagcatttctTTTACCTATCCTGAGTCAGATATATGCAGATGGTCCAGGAAGGGCTTTGAAGGCCATGAAG GAAAATAGAAGAAACGGGCGCCGCAAACAATACCCGATCTCCTTGGTGTTGGCCCCAACAAGAGAATTGGCTGTACAAATCTATGAGGAAGCCAGAAAA TTTTCGTACCGGTCTAGAGTTCGTCCTTGTGTAGTATATGGTGGTGCTGAGATTGGCCAGCAGATTCGGGACTTAGAACGTGGATGCCACTTGCTTGTGGCCACTCCAGGACGTCTAGTGGATATGatggaaagaggaaaaattgGATTGGACTTTTGCAA ATACTTAGTGTTAGATGAAGCTGACAGGATGCTGGATATGGGATTCGAACCTCAGATACGGCGTATAGTTGAACAAGATACTATGCCACCAAAGGGTGTTCGTCACACCATGATGTTTAGTGCTACTTTTCCTAAGGAGATACAGGGTAATTTAAGTGCTAAG ATGCTTGCTCGTGACTTCTTGGATGAATATATCTTTCTGGCTGTAGGCAGAGTAGGCTGTACTTCAGAGAATATCACACAGAAAGTAGTTTGGGTGGAAGAGCTAGACAAACGGTCATTTCTTCTTGATCTCTTAAGTGCAACAG GGAAGGATTCACTGACTTTAGTGTTTGTGGAGACTAAAAAAGGTGCAGATTCTCTGGAGGATTTCTTATACCACGAAGGATATGCTTGTACCAGTATTCACGGAGACCGATCACAGAGAGATCGAGAGAAGGCCCTTCACCAGTTCTGCTCAGGAAAAAGTCCAATTCTTGTGGCTACAGCT gtggcaGCAAGAGGTCTAGATATTTCAAATGTGAAACATGTTATCAATTTTGATTTGCCAAGTGACATTGAGGAATATGTGCATCGCATTGGACGTACAGGACGTGTAGGAAACCTTG gCTTTGCCACCTCAttctttaatgaaagaaatataaatatcacAAAGGATTTGTTGGATCTGCTTATTGAAGCCAAACAAGAAGTGCCATCTTGGTTGGAAAGTATGGCTTATGAACACCACTACAAGGGTAGCAGTCGTGGACGTTCTAAGAG TAGATTCAGTGGAGGATTTGGTGCCAGAGACTATCGACAAAGTAGCGGTTCCAGCAATTCTGGGTTTAGTAGTAGTCGTGCAAGCAGCAGCCGCAGCGGTGAAGGTGGTCATGGCAGTACAAGAGGATTTGGTGGAG GTGGCTATGGAGGCGTCTACAACCGTGATGGATATGGAGGAAATTACAACTCCCAGGGAGTTGACTGGTGGGGCAACTGA